A window of the Lolium perenne isolate Kyuss_39 chromosome 7, Kyuss_2.0, whole genome shotgun sequence genome harbors these coding sequences:
- the LOC127315700 gene encoding uncharacterized protein: MARLTVDQRARLALTNLRSMMMIPSVKMRTILIRFMLDVFDPATGTFEIGENNGVVSLGFVDVECLLGLVNEGFSAGEILTEEGEDVKHRIPPQFISKSTGNIVIDELIDDIIKSKLADDDFLRRVVLVLLGTVLAPMATKIVPHKFYALVEDVNRISKINWNAFTLRVLLDSIRLVRKGRQIRQWPKGNLGMLQYLYWEKCQPLEGDCAFNPKLSMRPLMRNWNEAAATRRDNFDYENGRGRGNVKIDENITEEYRMMEPVVPDPVAAHQNNAKPASAVPKKKQAPKPIDNGQTEILINRLTGYLDAQLQKMLATIPALCAQRTLEIFNKEGVTYKPAAAPVSGNMEDQEDVNSFRNGPRDKKEFMYKEESDSAGGGDSIRIIDMNLADEVDKLEKKLKEPAKNGTTKNANDAMRTPDKAGGLNGTPAGKPFGDVDSTPDNPFIIENADPVTSDSEIDLDAVSISKFLSKSKEDELAGKRKRTIPKKFQSPYALDRRTKRQVRGSSTKALNFDDKSGADKNAKPDASCDLTAELVDAAIVFLELASRSDQHKKKTVYRSGRGDEVNAERLRVVLDEKWLSDDVIDGYIGHLNLRVGDDRFLCPAWRSKYLVDRAIAGDKPKESSKNMDSAMVRSGAVGRVLTEYTVRDKVYFPLNIGNTHWTTVVMHTPKQEFQVLDSLYPLEFTLETVEALRRQIADDMQVANEITSGNHPDVSKWPILEYDMPQQHDGNSCGLFVMECMEHWDGDRMTAEISQV, from the exons ATGGCCCGTCTTACCGTGGATCAACGTGCTAGACTAGCTCTAACTAATTTAAGAAGTATGATGATGATTCCTTCTGTGAAGATGCGTACAATATTGATCAG GTTCATGCTTGATGTTTTTGACCCTGCCACTGGTACATTCGAAATAGGAGAGAACAATGGCGTGGTGTCTCTTGGTTTTGTTGATGTTGAGTGTCTCCTTGGTCTGGTTAATGAAGGATTTTCTGCTGGGGAAATACTTACCGAGGAAGGTGAAGACGTGAAGCATCGCATCCCACCACAGTTCATAAGCAAATCAACCGGTAACATCGTTATCGACGAATTAATTGACGACATCATTAAAAGTAAACTTGCCGATGATGACTTCCTGAGGAGGGTAGTGCTAGTGCTTCTGGGAACAGTACTTGCTCCTATGGCGACGAAGATTGTCCCACACAAGTTCTATGCACTAGTAGAAGATGTGAACCGAATCTCAAAAATCAATTGGAATGCATTCACTCTTAGGGTTCTGTTGGATAGCATTAGGCTGGTAAGAAAAGGTAGACAAATCCGTCAGTGGCCAAAAGGGAACTTAGGAATGTTGCAG TACTTGTACTGGGAAAAATGTCAGCCGCTAGAAGGCGACTGTGCATTTAATCCTAAACTGTCCATGCGCCCTCTAATGAGGAACTGGAATGAAGCAGCTGCCACGCGGAGAGACAATTTTGACTATGAGAATGGTCGAGGTCGTGGTAACGTGAAG ATTGATGAAAATATCACTGAAGAGTATCGGATGATGGAGCCAGTTGTGCCAGATCCTGTGGCTGCTCATCAGAATAACGCCAAGCCCGCGAGTGCTGTTCCAAAAAAGAAACAGGCTCCAAAACCCATTGATAACGGTCAGACGGAAATTCTGATAAATCGTTTAACGGGTTACCTAGATGCACAATTGCAGAAGATGTTGGCTACCATCCCTGCCTTATGTGCTCAG AGAACATTGGAGATATTTAATAAGGAAGGCGTGACTTACAAACCAGCAGCCGCACCGGTTTCCGGTAACATGGAGGACCAGGAAGATGTCAACTCTTTCCGGAACGGCCCTCGTGATAAAAAAGAGTTCATGTACAAGGAAGAGAGCGATTCAGCAGGAGGTGGAGATTCTATTCGTATCATTGACATGAACCTGGCTGATGAAGTTGATAAATTGGAAAAAAAATTAAAGGAGCCTGCTAAGAATGGTACTACCAAGAATGCAAATGATGCTATGCGCACACCTGACAAGGCTGGTGGACTGAATGGTACTCCAGCAGGAAAGCCATTTGGCGATGTTGATAGCACACCGGATAATCCGTTCATCATTGAAAATGCTGATCCGGTGACATCAGATTCAGAAATTGATCTCGACGCAGTAAGTATTAGCAAGTTCTTATCTAAATCAAAGGAAGATGAGTTGGCTGGGAAGAGGAAGCGAACAATTCCCAAAAAATTTCAATCTCCCTATGCTCTAGACAGACGCACCAAGCGTCAAGTCCGTGGTTCATCCACAAAAG CTCTGAATTTCGATGATAAATCTGGAGCAGATAAAAATGCAAAACCGGATGCATCATGCGATTTGACGGCTGAACTTGTAGACGCAGCTATAGTCTTCCTCGAGCTTGCATCTCGCTCAGACCAGCACAAAAAAAAGACTGTTTACCGGAGTGGCCGGGGCGATGAAGTTAACGCTGAGCGGCTACGTGTTGTTCTCGACGAAAAATGGTTGTCCGATGAT gtcattgatggttacattgGGCATTTGAACCTCCGTGTTGGGGATGATCGCTTCTTGTGTCCAGCATGGAGATCAAAATATCTAGTAGACCGGGCAATTGCCGGAGACAAACCCAAAGAATCCAGCAAGAACATGGATAGCGCGATGGTAAGATCTGGCGCGGTTGGTAGAGTGTTGACGGAATACACCGTCCGTGACAAG gtttatTTTCCACTCAACATTGGCAATACACACTGGACGACCGTTGTCATGCACACACCGAAGCAAGAATTCCAAGTTCTCGACTCGCTTTATCCTCTAGAGTTTACGTTGGAGACTGTTGAGGCACTT CGGCGCCAAATTGCAGATGATATGCAAGTGGCCAACGAAATCACGAGTGGAAATCATCCCGACGTTTCAAAGTGGCCGATATTAGAGTACGACATGCCGCAGCAACATGACGG GAACTCTTGTGGATTGTTTGTGATGGAATGCATGGAGCATTGGGATGGGGACCGGATGACTGCAGAGATTTCACAG GTGTAG